A single genomic interval of Blochmannia endosymbiont of Camponotus sp. C-003 harbors:
- the rplM gene encoding 50S ribosomal protein L13, whose amino-acid sequence MKTFMAKSHLIRRKWHIIDAKNKILGRLSTVITRYLIGKHKIEYTPHIDTGDYVIVVNAKEVSVSGHKRDDKIYYHHTGYIGGIKQLNFKGMINRYPEKIIEISVKGMLPKGPLGRMMYSRLRVYSGNAHVHAAQEPQFIDC is encoded by the coding sequence ATGAAAACTTTTATGGCAAAATCACATTTAATTAGACGAAAATGGCATATTATTGATGCTAAGAATAAAATACTTGGTCGTTTATCTACTGTAATCACTAGATATTTAATTGGTAAGCATAAAATAGAATATACTCCTCATATCGATACCGGAGATTACGTTATTGTTGTAAATGCAAAAGAGGTGTCTGTAAGTGGGCATAAACGTGATGATAAAATATACTATCATCATACGGGATATATTGGAGGTATTAAGCAATTGAATTTTAAAGGAATGATAAATAGATACCCTGAAAAGATAATTGAAATTTCAGTAAAAGGTATGTTACCGAAAGGTCCTTTGGGTCGTATGATGTACTCTAGACTTAGAGTGTATTCGGGCAATGCGCATGTGCATGCTGCTCAAGAACCTCAATTTATAGATTGTTAA
- the rpsI gene encoding 30S ribosomal protein S9 — MNLNQYYGTGRRKTASARVFIRSGIGNGKVIINKRELDQYFPKHNIQSIIIRPLKITNLLNKLDVYITVKGGGMSGQAGAICHGMTRALLQYDEKLRSVLRSVGLVTRDSREVERKKVGLRKARRRPQFSKR; from the coding sequence ATGAATTTAAATCAATATTATGGTACTGGACGACGAAAAACTGCTTCCGCTCGAGTGTTTATTAGGTCTGGGATAGGTAATGGAAAAGTTATTATAAATAAACGTGAATTAGATCAATATTTTCCTAAACATAACATACAGTCAATCATTATCAGGCCCTTAAAAATTACTAATTTACTAAATAAATTAGATGTTTATATCACTGTAAAAGGTGGAGGTATGTCTGGTCAGGCTGGAGCGATATGTCATGGAATGACACGTGCATTATTGCAGTATGATGAGAAATTACGCAGTGTATTGCGATCAGTTGGATTAGTTACTAGAGATTCTAGAGAAGTAGAAAGAAAGAAGGTGGGTTTACGCAAAGCACGAAGGCGTCCTCAGTTTTCAAAGCGTTAA
- a CDS encoding Do family serine endopeptidase, whose protein sequence is MKITHFLNILSILFTLGMSYAGSSINHTTFSTEMSECFPSLAPMLDTVLPAVVSVHVEGIQPARRLTLPKEFKYFFGPDIPGGNFGSRPFEGLGSGVIINANKGYIITNNHVVNGADKIKIQLNDGREFNAKLVGHDEQTDLALLQLLKFKNLSEIKIADSDILKVGDFAVAIGNPFGLGQTATSGIISALGRSGLNLEGLENFIQTDASINRGNSGGALVNLHGELIGINTAILAPGGGNIGIGFAIPSNIVKNLSQQLIEFGEVKRGQLGIKGTELTADIAKALNIDAQRGAFVSEVLPGTAASKANIKAGDIIVSIEGKPIKNFAELRVKIGTTTPGKIIKLGLLRDGKIQTVSVLLDDSTSVSTSEEMLTPALQGASLSNGSSKDGTKGVRVEDIVKDSPAYSIGLQKGDLIVGLNRTKVHNLSQLRKILNEKPSVIALNIMRGDTSIFLLLR, encoded by the coding sequence ATGAAGATAACACATTTCCTGAACATATTGAGTATATTATTTACATTGGGAATGTCATATGCTGGGTCTTCTATAAATCATACAACATTTTCTACAGAAATGTCGGAATGCTTTCCGAGTTTAGCGCCCATGTTAGATACAGTGCTGCCAGCAGTAGTAAGTGTGCATGTAGAAGGCATTCAACCTGCAAGGAGGCTGACATTACCTAAAGAATTTAAATATTTTTTTGGACCAGATATCCCTGGAGGAAATTTTGGATCTAGACCATTCGAAGGACTAGGATCAGGAGTAATTATTAACGCTAACAAAGGATACATTATCACCAATAACCATGTTGTCAACGGTGCAGATAAAATTAAAATACAACTTAACGATGGTCGAGAGTTTAATGCCAAATTGGTAGGACATGATGAACAAACTGACTTAGCATTGCTTCAATTATTAAAATTTAAAAATCTCTCTGAAATAAAAATAGCTGATTCTGATATTTTAAAAGTTGGTGATTTTGCTGTTGCGATTGGTAATCCTTTTGGATTAGGTCAAACAGCAACTTCTGGAATTATATCAGCATTAGGAAGGAGTGGTTTAAACCTTGAAGGATTAGAAAACTTTATACAAACTGATGCCTCTATAAATAGAGGAAATTCTGGAGGAGCTCTAGTGAACTTACATGGAGAATTAATTGGAATTAATACTGCTATTTTAGCGCCTGGGGGAGGAAATATTGGTATTGGTTTCGCTATTCCTAGCAACATCGTGAAAAATTTAAGTCAACAATTAATCGAATTTGGAGAAGTAAAACGAGGACAATTAGGAATAAAAGGTACAGAATTAACTGCCGATATCGCTAAAGCACTTAATATCGACGCACAACGTGGAGCATTTGTTAGCGAAGTTCTACCGGGAACTGCAGCCTCCAAAGCAAATATTAAAGCAGGAGATATTATTGTATCCATAGAAGGAAAACCAATAAAAAATTTTGCAGAATTAAGGGTGAAAATTGGTACTACTACTCCAGGTAAAATTATAAAACTAGGATTGTTACGAGATGGGAAAATACAAACAGTATCAGTGCTATTAGATGATAGCACTTCTGTAAGTACCAGCGAAGAAATGTTAACTCCAGCATTACAAGGGGCTTCTCTAAGCAATGGATCTTCAAAAGATGGAACAAAAGGAGTACGAGTTGAAGATATAGTAAAAGATTCTCCAGCTTACTCTATTGGTCTTCAAAAAGGCGACTTAATCGTCGGATTAAATCGCACGAAAGTACACAATTTATCTCAATTACGTAAAATTTTAAACGAAAAACCATCAGTTATAGCGCTGAATATTATGCGTGGAGATACAAGTATATTTTTACTACTTCGTTAA
- the dolP gene encoding division/outer membrane stress-associated lipid-binding lipoprotein → MNIKYYISQILLILFATLMLQACCSSMLAIGTAAFITTAWNDPRTIGTQLDDKILEAHIAHALNQNKHITKSSRIKNTVYQGNVLLTGQTPAISFAEETIKIVKKINGTKNVYNAIRQDKPISVQSICTDAWISTQIRLNLFIKKNIHVSNVKIITENKEVFLLGQVTQEEGRYAEKIASSINGIKNVFTAFSYIS, encoded by the coding sequence ATGAACATTAAATATTATATATCACAGATATTATTAATTTTATTTGCAACATTAATGTTGCAAGCTTGTTGCTCAAGTATGTTGGCTATTGGAACTGCTGCATTCATAACCACTGCATGGAATGATCCTCGTACTATAGGTACTCAGTTGGATGATAAGATTTTAGAAGCTCACATTGCTCATGCTCTTAATCAAAACAAACATATTACAAAATCATCAAGAATAAAAAATACCGTATATCAAGGTAATGTGCTATTGACCGGACAAACTCCTGCCATTTCTTTCGCTGAAGAAACAATAAAAATAGTAAAAAAAATCAATGGAACAAAAAATGTTTATAATGCAATTCGTCAAGATAAACCAATATCTGTACAATCCATTTGCACAGATGCTTGGATCAGCACTCAAATACGCTTAAATTTGTTTATAAAAAAGAATATACATGTTTCCAACGTTAAAATAATTACAGAAAATAAAGAAGTATTTCTTTTAGGACAAGTTACTCAAGAAGAAGGTAGATACGCTGAAAAAATTGCAAGCTCAATAAACGGCATAAAAAATGTGTTTACTGCTTTTTCTTATATTTCCTAA
- a CDS encoding YhcB family protein → MCIFISLIIGIIIGGSIMYYKARYLLHDQKTLYNELQDKKIKLNEYQKELSNHFVYTIELLNKMADDYRHLYHSVKKSANFFLPNTHIQDNIHAFNIKKTTIKNEQLPIVEAPLDYSSNVEDTIKKS, encoded by the coding sequence ATGTGTATATTCATAAGTTTAATAATCGGAATAATTATAGGGGGATCTATAATGTATTACAAAGCACGCTATTTACTACATGATCAAAAAACTTTATATAACGAACTACAGGATAAAAAAATTAAACTGAATGAATACCAAAAAGAACTAAGTAATCACTTTGTTTATACTATAGAATTACTAAACAAAATGGCAGATGATTATCGTCATTTATACCATAGCGTTAAAAAAAGTGCTAATTTTTTTTTACCAAATACACATATACAAGATAATATACACGCGTTTAATATAAAAAAAACAACCATAAAAAACGAACAATTACCAATAGTAGAAGCACCACTAGATTATTCCAGTAATGTAGAAGATACTATAAAAAAATCATGA
- a CDS encoding DedA family protein codes for MNILKELIHVVWQNNLVLFPNVRLVLAIYSLAFLILFLENAIIPAVFLPGDSLLVILGVLIAKGILNFTVTLGILTIAVSLGSWISYLQGKFLENNKIFKRWLSLLPNKFYQRANYIMNRYGLSALFIGRFIAFVRTVLPIIAGISGLSSFRFQLFNWISSFVWVFIFIVLGFFLERLECFYICYDM; via the coding sequence ATGAATATTTTAAAAGAATTGATACATGTAGTATGGCAAAATAATCTTGTATTATTTCCTAATGTGAGGTTGGTATTAGCTATTTATTCATTAGCATTTCTTATTCTTTTTTTAGAAAATGCTATTATTCCGGCTGTTTTTTTGCCTGGGGATAGTTTGTTAGTGATATTAGGAGTATTGATCGCAAAAGGTATTTTGAATTTTACCGTTACTTTAGGAATTTTAACAATAGCTGTCAGCTTGGGTAGTTGGATTAGTTATTTACAAGGTAAATTTTTGGAGAATAATAAAATTTTTAAACGCTGGTTATCTTTGTTACCTAATAAATTTTATCAAAGAGCGAATTATATAATGAATAGGTATGGATTGTCTGCGCTTTTTATTGGTCGCTTTATAGCATTTGTGCGAACAGTATTACCTATTATTGCAGGAATATCTGGATTAAGTTCTTTTCGTTTTCAATTATTTAATTGGATCAGTTCATTTGTGTGGGTATTTATATTTATTGTTTTAGGTTTTTTTTTAGAACGATTAGAATGTTTTTATATATGTTATGATATGTAA
- the rsmI gene encoding 16S rRNA (cytidine(1402)-2'-O)-methyltransferase — MLPSIPSFASALYIVPTPIGNLQDITCRALSVLRQVDCIAVEDTRRTRILLDCFSIHTSLCTLHQYNEFKKIPMLISKLQEGLSIALVSDAGTPLINDPGYCLVQSCQKLKIRIIPLPGPCAAITALCGSGLPPDRFCFEGFLPHKHNLRIGRLRDLSEESRTLIFYDVKHRIIDTLKDMASVFGLERYVVIARELTKIWESIYGAPIGQLLSWVQKDNSRIQGEIVLVVAGNDLKKNELSPKILHVMRLLASELPLKRAATLAGYIYGVKKNTLYKKYLDEKIK, encoded by the coding sequence ATGTTGCCATCGATACCCAGTTTTGCATCTGCATTGTATATAGTACCAACTCCTATTGGAAATTTGCAAGACATTACGTGTCGGGCTTTGTCAGTATTACGTCAAGTAGACTGTATTGCTGTGGAGGATACACGTCGTACTCGTATATTATTAGATTGTTTTTCTATTCATACATCCTTATGTACATTACATCAGTACAATGAATTCAAAAAAATACCAATGCTAATATCGAAACTACAGGAAGGATTAAGTATCGCTTTAGTGTCTGATGCAGGTACTCCATTGATTAATGATCCAGGATATTGTTTGGTACAATCTTGTCAGAAATTAAAAATTAGAATTATTCCATTACCTGGCCCATGTGCTGCTATTACTGCATTGTGTGGATCTGGTTTACCACCGGATCGTTTTTGTTTTGAAGGATTTCTACCGCATAAACATAATTTACGTATAGGACGTTTGCGAGATTTATCAGAAGAATCACGTACATTAATTTTTTACGATGTAAAACATCGTATAATAGATACTTTAAAAGATATGGCTAGTGTTTTCGGGTTAGAGCGTTATGTTGTGATAGCTCGAGAATTAACTAAAATATGGGAATCTATTTATGGTGCTCCTATTGGTCAATTATTATCTTGGGTTCAAAAAGATAATTCTCGAATTCAAGGAGAAATAGTTTTAGTTGTAGCAGGAAATGATTTGAAAAAGAATGAATTATCCCCAAAAATACTTCATGTCATGCGATTATTAGCATCCGAGTTACCTTTGAAAAGAGCCGCAACTTTGGCGGGATATATATATGGTGTAAAAAAGAATACGCTTTATAAGAAGTATCTAGATGAAAAAATTAAATAA